In one window of bacterium DNA:
- a CDS encoding PTS sugar transporter subunit IIA: MSRDHLLPRIFAKISPKRNTPTTALVVTGLFMTAMIVFLDLEALIKVASTSLLFTFCMVNLSLVFMRLARVKNYRPKFKSPLFPVLQILAIIVYIFLIAEMGTVTLLLFAGLLVLGLGWYFFYARIHIRSTSALVTLTERLLSPSLRENTSREQLEKELLQIVKERDDIRFDRFDLLIQRAPLVDLPRSVTVDELFRIVADHLCERLGLPPDELARLLHEREAESTTAISPGLAIPHIICPGKGCFAVMILRCREGIDFGADTGPVHFVFVMAGSRDERNFHLRALMAIAHIVREVTLETLVNTADTMEEIRDRILLSRRPRHN, translated from the coding sequence ATGAGCCGCGACCATCTGTTACCCCGCATTTTCGCCAAAATATCGCCCAAGCGGAACACCCCCACCACGGCCCTCGTCGTCACCGGCCTATTCATGACGGCCATGATCGTCTTTCTCGATCTGGAGGCGCTCATCAAGGTCGCCAGCACCAGCCTCCTGTTCACGTTCTGCATGGTGAACCTGAGCCTGGTCTTCATGCGCCTGGCCAGGGTGAAGAACTACCGGCCGAAGTTCAAATCCCCCCTCTTCCCCGTGCTGCAAATCCTGGCCATTATCGTCTACATTTTCTTGATCGCCGAGATGGGCACCGTGACCCTGCTCCTCTTCGCGGGCCTCTTGGTTCTGGGTTTGGGATGGTATTTCTTCTACGCCCGGATACACATCCGCAGCACCTCGGCGCTGGTGACGCTCACCGAGCGGCTTCTGTCGCCCAGCCTCCGGGAAAACACGAGCCGGGAGCAATTGGAAAAAGAGCTGCTCCAGATAGTCAAGGAACGCGACGACATTCGTTTCGACCGCTTCGATCTCTTGATTCAACGCGCCCCCTTGGTGGACCTTCCGCGGAGCGTGACCGTGGACGAACTCTTCCGGATAGTGGCCGATCACCTTTGCGAGCGGTTGGGCCTCCCCCCCGACGAGCTGGCGCGTCTTTTACACGAGCGGGAAGCCGAGTCCACCACGGCCATTTCCCCGGGGCTGGCCATCCCCCACATCATCTGCCCGGGAAAGGGCTGCTTCGCCGTGATGATTCTCCGATGCCGGGAGGGGATAGACTTCGGGGCCGACACCGGACCGGTGCACTTCGTCTTCGTCATGGCCGGCAGCCGCGACGAACGGAACTTCCACCTTAGGGCTCTGATGGCCATCGCCCATATCGTCCGCGAAGTTACGCTGGAAACGTTAGTCAACACGGCCGATACGATGGAAGAAATCCGGGACCGCATCCTTCTCTCCCGGCGCCCCCGGCACAATTGA
- a CDS encoding DUF92 domain-containing protein, which yields MLETLWQNFLQSLYIHLPFALLALILGWVSLSGFLGGLGIGWLVFLGLGWRGWVVLAFFFALGTLVTRLGYKKKEALGLAQEGKGRRGSKHVAANCALATLLAVAALLVSEVWPGGVALLTAAFVGALATATLDTGSSELGQLYGKKPVLITTFRRVEPGTAGAVSWQGTLGGLGLAALVGLLAAAIGMIPWSWVWIPPAAGLIGGSFESYLGALVPSGKLSNEVENFLNTVVGAAAAFLLALI from the coding sequence ATGCTCGAAACGCTCTGGCAGAATTTCCTCCAGTCGCTCTACATCCACCTGCCCTTCGCCCTCCTGGCGCTCATCCTGGGGTGGGTGAGCCTGTCGGGATTCCTCGGCGGCCTGGGGATAGGCTGGCTGGTCTTCCTCGGCCTGGGCTGGCGCGGGTGGGTGGTGCTGGCCTTCTTCTTCGCCCTGGGAACCCTGGTCACCCGGCTGGGGTATAAAAAGAAGGAAGCCCTCGGGCTGGCCCAGGAGGGAAAAGGCAGGCGCGGGAGCAAGCACGTGGCGGCCAACTGCGCCCTGGCGACGCTCCTGGCCGTCGCCGCTTTGCTCGTATCCGAGGTTTGGCCCGGCGGCGTCGCCCTCCTGACCGCGGCCTTCGTCGGCGCCCTGGCCACGGCCACCCTGGACACCGGCTCCAGCGAGCTCGGCCAGCTCTACGGGAAGAAGCCGGTTTTGATAACCACCTTCCGCCGGGTGGAGCCGGGCACCGCCGGCGCGGTCTCTTGGCAGGGGACTTTGGGCGGCCTCGGTCTGGCGGCGCTGGTGGGCCTTTTGGCCGCGGCAATCGGGATGATTCCGTGGTCCTGGGTCTGGATTCCCCCCGCGGCCGGGCTCATCGGCGGGAGCTTCGAGAGCTACCTGGGGGCGCTGGTCCCCTCGGGAAAGCTGTCGAATGAGGTCGAAAATTTCCTGAATACGGTGGTCGGCGCCGCAGCCGCATTCCTCCTGGCCCTCATCTGA
- a CDS encoding methyltransferase domain-containing protein: MVYDVTARYYDKIYAFKDFPAEAERLLSFIRKLRPQPGGRLLDVACGTGAHLVHLREHYEVEGLDLSAVMLETARKKLPGVAFHEADMTDFELGRRFDVVTCLFSSIGYVVTGEKLHRAVGCMARHLVPGGVLALEPWFTPERWNVGKVHLLTVDEPELKIARVSTSFVEGRLSYFDLHYLVATPGGTEYGLERHEMGLFEREEIVGALRAAGLEPFYDAQGLDGRGLHLGLKK, translated from the coding sequence ATGGTGTACGACGTGACCGCCAGGTACTACGATAAAATCTACGCCTTCAAGGATTTTCCGGCCGAGGCGGAGCGTCTGTTGAGCTTCATCCGCAAGCTTAGGCCCCAACCCGGCGGGCGTCTCCTGGACGTGGCCTGCGGCACGGGGGCCCACCTGGTCCATCTGCGCGAACACTACGAGGTCGAGGGGCTGGACCTCTCGGCCGTCATGCTGGAGACCGCACGGAAGAAGCTGCCCGGTGTGGCCTTCCACGAGGCGGACATGACCGACTTCGAGCTCGGCCGCCGCTTCGACGTGGTGACCTGCCTCTTCAGCTCCATCGGCTACGTGGTGACCGGGGAGAAGCTCCACCGGGCGGTGGGCTGCATGGCGCGACACTTGGTTCCGGGCGGGGTGCTGGCCCTCGAGCCCTGGTTCACGCCGGAGCGGTGGAACGTCGGGAAGGTTCACCTGTTGACCGTGGACGAACCGGAGCTGAAAATCGCGCGGGTGAGCACCAGTTTCGTCGAGGGGCGGCTGTCGTACTTCGATCTGCACTACCTGGTCGCCACCCCCGGCGGGACGGAGTACGGCCTGGAGAGGCACGAGATGGGGCTCTTCGAGCGGGAGGAAATCGTCGGCGCGCTCAGGGCCGCGGGGCTGGAGCCGTTCTACGACGCCCAAGGCCTCGACGGCCGGGGACTGCACCTGGGGCTGAAGAAATGA